The following coding sequences lie in one Spirosoma sp. KUDC1026 genomic window:
- a CDS encoding (2Fe-2S)-binding protein, producing MSTFTLHINGRKYPADVDADTPLLWVLRDTLGMTGTKYGCGIAQCGACTVHMDGEAVRACVLPVSSIGSAKITTIEGLSEKGDHPVQQAWNEIDVPQCGYCQAGQIMTAAALLKKNPKPTMADIDATMSGNLCRCGTYHRIREAVKSAATKTKK from the coding sequence ATGTCTACTTTCACGCTTCATATTAACGGTCGGAAATACCCCGCCGACGTTGATGCCGATACCCCACTGTTGTGGGTTTTACGTGACACGCTGGGAATGACCGGCACGAAATACGGATGTGGCATTGCTCAATGTGGAGCCTGTACGGTGCATATGGATGGCGAGGCAGTACGTGCCTGCGTATTGCCCGTCTCGTCGATTGGTAGCGCGAAGATTACGACCATCGAGGGACTTTCTGAAAAGGGTGATCATCCCGTACAGCAGGCCTGGAATGAAATTGATGTACCGCAATGTGGCTATTGCCAGGCGGGGCAGATCATGACCGCAGCTGCATTGCTGAAGAAAAATCCAAAGCCAACGATGGCTGATATTGATGCTACTATGTCAGGCAATTTGTGCCGTTGTGGTACGTACCATCGAATTCGTGAAGCTGTGAAAAGTGCTGCCACTAAAACCAAGAAATAG
- a CDS encoding xanthine dehydrogenase family protein molybdopterin-binding subunit, translated as MMTLPKEGRRSFLKTMAAASGGLLLGFNWSEAEAGQTDIASAVADSDFNSYLSISPTGTITILSPNPEVGQGIKTAFPIVVAEELDADWKNVVVEQAPLDTKKFERQVAGGSGSIPHSWQRLRVAGATARQMLIAAGAKRWNVPAVECSTSLGYVIHTATSRKLSYGELATEASQVPVPTDVKLKDPKDFKLIGQTIKNVDNPRIITGKPLFGLDFYREGMLFAMLQRPAFGYKLKSVDDKAAKAMSGIVDVVTFDNNVAIVGKSTWQVKKAKDALKIEWEKSDTLESTADHNRIFKELLDSPEATVRRKDGDVETAFKNAAKVVKAEYQCPFLPHNPLEPMNFFAHVREDGAELVGPTQTPELARNETAKLLKLSPDKVSVQMTRMGGGFGRRLKADYVVEAVQVSKLVKAPVKVIWTREDDMTGGSYRPAVRYRFEAALDQQGNMIGYKLRGVGINAGNPTREDNFPAGAVDNLLIDSVDHKSPITTGPWRAPITNFLAFAEQAFLDEVAQAAGKDPVQFRIELLDKAKQKPVGAIKYDLDRMKGVIQLAVEKSGWGKKKGPDGKLIPQGFSVYFSHRSYVAQVGEVVVKKGKPVIQKVYSAADCGIVINQSGARQQVAGCIVDGIGHAMYGNITFKDGVPEQKNFNEFRLIRLTEIPEVEVHFVDNGIEPTGLGEPSLPPAAAAVANAIFKATGKRLRNQPFTEQEVFKAIS; from the coding sequence ATGATGACGTTACCGAAAGAGGGCCGACGCTCGTTTTTGAAAACAATGGCTGCCGCCAGTGGTGGCCTGTTACTGGGCTTTAACTGGAGCGAGGCTGAAGCCGGACAGACCGATATCGCGTCGGCAGTGGCAGATTCGGACTTTAACAGCTATTTGTCGATAAGCCCAACGGGTACTATTACAATTCTATCACCTAACCCGGAAGTAGGACAAGGTATAAAGACCGCATTCCCGATCGTCGTAGCGGAAGAGCTGGACGCCGACTGGAAGAATGTCGTTGTTGAGCAGGCTCCGTTGGATACCAAAAAATTTGAACGGCAGGTTGCCGGGGGCAGTGGTTCGATTCCGCATTCCTGGCAGCGTCTGCGCGTGGCCGGGGCTACAGCTCGTCAGATGTTGATTGCAGCCGGTGCCAAGCGCTGGAACGTACCAGCTGTTGAATGCTCGACTTCATTAGGGTACGTAATTCATACAGCAACAAGCCGAAAACTGAGTTACGGTGAACTGGCTACCGAAGCGTCACAGGTACCCGTGCCAACGGATGTTAAATTGAAAGATCCGAAGGATTTTAAACTGATTGGTCAAACGATCAAGAACGTTGACAATCCTCGAATTATAACCGGAAAACCGCTTTTCGGGCTGGATTTCTACCGTGAAGGCATGTTGTTTGCCATGCTCCAACGGCCCGCTTTCGGCTATAAGCTGAAGTCGGTCGATGATAAGGCGGCCAAAGCTATGTCGGGTATTGTCGATGTTGTTACGTTTGATAATAACGTAGCGATTGTCGGAAAATCTACCTGGCAGGTGAAGAAGGCAAAGGATGCGCTGAAAATTGAATGGGAGAAATCAGATACGCTGGAGAGTACCGCCGACCATAACCGAATTTTCAAAGAATTATTGGATAGCCCGGAGGCAACGGTCCGTCGGAAAGATGGCGATGTAGAAACGGCTTTCAAAAATGCGGCTAAAGTCGTTAAGGCCGAATACCAGTGCCCGTTCCTACCCCATAATCCGCTGGAGCCGATGAACTTCTTCGCCCACGTTCGGGAAGACGGGGCTGAACTGGTCGGACCGACGCAGACGCCGGAACTGGCACGCAATGAAACCGCCAAACTGCTCAAACTATCGCCCGATAAAGTCAGTGTGCAGATGACCCGCATGGGGGGCGGTTTTGGACGTCGGCTGAAAGCGGATTACGTTGTCGAAGCGGTACAGGTATCAAAGCTTGTCAAAGCACCCGTTAAAGTAATCTGGACCCGCGAGGATGATATGACCGGTGGTAGTTATCGTCCGGCGGTTCGGTACCGATTCGAAGCTGCGCTGGATCAGCAGGGCAACATGATTGGCTACAAGCTACGCGGAGTAGGCATCAATGCCGGTAATCCGACGCGCGAGGACAACTTCCCGGCGGGGGCTGTCGACAACCTGCTCATCGATAGTGTCGACCATAAATCGCCGATTACAACCGGGCCCTGGAGAGCGCCAATCACTAATTTCCTGGCTTTTGCCGAGCAGGCATTCCTGGACGAAGTAGCACAGGCCGCCGGGAAAGATCCCGTTCAGTTTCGGATCGAATTGCTGGACAAGGCCAAGCAAAAGCCAGTCGGGGCAATCAAGTATGATCTTGACCGGATGAAAGGCGTTATTCAACTGGCTGTAGAGAAATCGGGTTGGGGAAAGAAAAAAGGTCCGGATGGAAAACTCATTCCACAAGGATTCAGCGTCTATTTCTCACACCGTTCCTACGTAGCGCAGGTGGGGGAAGTCGTAGTAAAAAAAGGAAAACCGGTTATTCAAAAAGTCTATTCAGCCGCCGACTGTGGCATTGTCATCAACCAGAGTGGAGCCCGCCAGCAGGTAGCGGGCTGCATCGTAGATGGTATCGGCCACGCCATGTACGGCAATATCACTTTTAAGGACGGCGTACCTGAGCAGAAGAACTTTAACGAATTCAGGCTGATTCGGCTGACTGAAATTCCGGAGGTGGAGGTTCACTTTGTCGACAACGGCATCGAACCCACCGGCCTGGGTGAGCCATCGCTGCCACCTGCTGCGGCTGCTGTTGCTAATGCCATTTTTAAAGCAACCGGTAAGCGGTTACGGAATCAGCCTTTTACCGAGCAGGAAGTATTTAAAGCTATTTCCTAG
- a CDS encoding MBL fold metallo-hydrolase encodes MKIEQIYTGCLAQGAYYIESAGEVAVIDPLREVQPYLDKAASDKSTIKYVLETHFHADFVSGHLDLARKANAPIVYGPNAQTGFDAYIARDGEELKLGDVTIRVLHTPGHTMESTCYLLLDEKGTEKALFSGDTLFIGDVGRPDLAQKSDLTMDDLAGYLFDSLRNKIMPLPDSVIVYPAHGAGSACGKNMSKETTDTLGNQKLFNYALRASMSREEFIREVTDGLLAPPKYFPQNVQLNKQGYESIDTVLNRGAQPLAPDAFEAAANETGALVLDVRSAQEFSRGFIPNTINIGLGGQFAPWVGALIPDVRQEILLVCQPGTEQEALTRLARVGYDQVLGYLQGGFAAWVASGKETDTITSISADTLVDKMETGKLTIVDVRKPGEFAGAHVDGAINIPLDYINEQMAEFPKGETIYIHCAGGYRSMVAASILKSRGFEDIVDIAGGFGAIQKTGRITTSSLKDASEKAA; translated from the coding sequence ATGAAAATAGAGCAGATTTACACCGGTTGTCTGGCCCAGGGGGCTTATTACATTGAAAGTGCTGGCGAAGTAGCCGTTATCGACCCGCTCCGCGAAGTACAACCCTATCTGGATAAGGCCGCCAGTGATAAATCGACGATTAAATACGTACTGGAAACCCATTTTCACGCCGATTTCGTGTCGGGGCATCTTGATCTGGCGCGGAAGGCTAATGCACCTATTGTTTATGGGCCGAATGCACAGACGGGATTTGATGCGTACATAGCCAGGGATGGCGAAGAACTAAAACTCGGTGACGTAACCATCCGGGTGCTGCATACGCCAGGGCATACGATGGAGTCGACCTGTTATCTATTATTGGACGAGAAGGGCACAGAGAAGGCGCTGTTTAGTGGTGATACGTTGTTTATTGGCGACGTTGGCCGGCCGGATCTGGCGCAGAAGTCGGACCTGACGATGGACGATCTGGCGGGTTACCTGTTCGACTCGTTACGTAATAAGATCATGCCCCTGCCCGACAGTGTGATTGTGTATCCGGCTCACGGGGCGGGGTCAGCCTGTGGTAAGAACATGAGTAAGGAAACGACCGACACGCTGGGGAACCAGAAATTGTTCAACTATGCGTTGCGGGCGTCCATGAGCCGGGAAGAGTTCATCCGCGAGGTGACCGATGGGTTGCTGGCTCCACCGAAGTATTTTCCGCAGAACGTACAGCTCAACAAACAGGGATACGAAAGCATTGATACGGTTCTGAACCGGGGTGCTCAACCGCTGGCACCCGACGCCTTTGAAGCGGCCGCGAACGAAACGGGTGCTCTGGTGCTGGACGTGCGGTCTGCACAGGAGTTTAGTCGGGGATTTATTCCAAACACGATCAACATTGGCCTGGGTGGTCAGTTTGCCCCCTGGGTTGGTGCATTAATTCCAGACGTAAGACAGGAAATTCTGCTTGTATGCCAGCCCGGCACCGAACAGGAAGCCCTGACCCGGCTAGCCCGCGTTGGTTATGATCAGGTGCTGGGTTACCTACAGGGCGGTTTTGCGGCCTGGGTAGCCAGCGGAAAGGAAACGGACACCATTACGTCAATCTCAGCTGATACATTGGTCGATAAGATGGAAACCGGAAAATTGACCATCGTCGATGTCCGGAAACCCGGCGAATTTGCGGGGGCGCATGTCGACGGGGCTATAAACATCCCTCTTGACTACATCAACGAGCAGATGGCCGAGTTCCCCAAAGGCGAAACGATTTATATTCACTGCGCGGGGGGCTACCGGTCTATGGTGGCGGCATCGATTCTGAAATCGCGGGGATTTGAGGACATTGTAGACATAGCAGGTGGCTTTGGCGCTATTCAGAAAACGGGTCGTATTACCACGAGTAGTTTAAAGGATGCATCCGAAAAAGCCGCATAA
- a CDS encoding YeeE/YedE family protein codes for MEILDLIRRPWPWYVAGPLIGLTVPTLLLLGNKSFGISSSLRHICAACMPASIPFFQYNWKQELWNLFFVTGILIGGFLATNFLKNPEVFRLSADTLADLKAIGVQDFSGLMPADLFAANNLFSGKGLVFFVLGGFLVGFGTRWAGGCTSGHSIMGLSTLQWPSLVATCCFMLGGFVTTHLLLPYIMKLF; via the coding sequence ATGGAGATTCTTGATTTAATCCGTCGTCCCTGGCCCTGGTACGTAGCCGGTCCGCTGATCGGCCTGACAGTACCAACGCTTTTGCTGCTGGGAAATAAATCGTTCGGTATTTCGTCGTCGTTGCGGCATATCTGCGCGGCCTGTATGCCGGCCAGTATTCCGTTTTTTCAGTATAACTGGAAGCAGGAACTCTGGAACCTGTTTTTCGTGACCGGGATTCTGATTGGTGGATTCCTGGCGACGAATTTTTTGAAAAACCCGGAGGTGTTCCGCTTATCTGCTGATACGCTGGCCGACCTGAAGGCGATTGGCGTGCAGGACTTCTCGGGATTGATGCCTGCCGATTTATTTGCCGCCAATAATCTGTTCAGCGGTAAAGGACTGGTCTTTTTCGTACTGGGTGGTTTTCTGGTTGGCTTTGGAACACGCTGGGCGGGGGGCTGTACGTCCGGCCATTCGATTATGGGTTTATCCACCCTGCAATGGCCCTCGCTGGTTGCTACCTGCTGTTTTATGCTTGGCGGCTTTGTGACGACTCATTTGCTGCTGCCTTACATCATGAAACTGTTTTAG
- a CDS encoding YeeE/YedE family protein, which yields MQNVDEFPETLIRENPGPVRPREPWTANLNYLIVGILFGIVFVKAEIISWFRIQEMFRLQSFHMYGVIGSAVIVGMLSVWLIKRFQIKTLSGDTVVFHPKQFNWGQVYGGLLFGLGWAITGACPGPLFAQIGSGYLGVIVTLLSAIAGTWVYGYLRDRLPH from the coding sequence ATGCAAAATGTCGACGAATTCCCGGAAACGCTAATCCGTGAAAACCCTGGTCCGGTTCGGCCGCGCGAGCCCTGGACGGCTAATCTAAACTACCTCATAGTTGGGATTTTATTTGGTATCGTCTTCGTCAAAGCCGAGATCATTTCCTGGTTTCGGATTCAGGAAATGTTTCGCCTGCAGAGTTTCCATATGTACGGCGTAATCGGTTCGGCGGTGATTGTCGGCATGCTGTCTGTCTGGCTCATCAAACGCTTCCAGATCAAAACCCTGTCCGGCGATACCGTTGTGTTTCATCCCAAGCAATTCAACTGGGGACAGGTTTACGGCGGGTTACTTTTTGGACTGGGCTGGGCAATTACCGGCGCTTGTCCAGGCCCGTTATTTGCCCAGATCGGTAGCGGCTATCTTGGCGTGATCGTAACCCTGCTGAGTGCTATTGCCGGTACCTGGGTTTACGGTTATCTACGAGACCGGTTGCCGCATTGA
- a CDS encoding epimerase has translation MAIRAIITGATGMVGEGVLLEALQHPDVEQVLVINRKPGGLSHPKLKEVIHDNFLDLSPISDQLANYNACFFCLGVSSLGMSETDYRRITYDLTLHVAETLVKQNPDMTFCYVSGAGTDSTEKGSMAWARVKGKTENTLLRLPFKAAYMFRPGFIIPVDGQKNVKTYYRFLLPILPLLKGVFSSYISSMHDLGLAMINTVRLGYEKPILEVKDINQLAKRS, from the coding sequence ATGGCAATCCGAGCAATCATTACAGGCGCTACCGGGATGGTAGGCGAAGGCGTTCTTCTCGAAGCACTACAACACCCTGACGTTGAACAGGTACTGGTTATCAACCGTAAACCAGGCGGGTTGTCCCACCCGAAACTGAAAGAAGTTATTCATGACAATTTCCTGGATTTGTCGCCCATCAGCGATCAGTTGGCGAATTACAATGCCTGTTTTTTTTGTCTGGGAGTAAGCTCGCTGGGTATGAGCGAGACCGATTACCGGCGTATAACCTATGATCTGACCCTCCACGTGGCCGAAACACTGGTAAAGCAGAATCCCGATATGACGTTCTGCTACGTATCAGGCGCGGGTACCGACAGTACCGAGAAGGGATCAATGGCCTGGGCGCGGGTTAAGGGCAAAACCGAAAACACGCTGTTACGTCTTCCCTTTAAAGCCGCTTACATGTTTCGTCCGGGCTTCATCATACCGGTCGACGGGCAGAAGAATGTGAAAACGTACTACCGGTTCCTGCTGCCAATACTGCCCCTTCTAAAAGGGGTATTTTCGAGCTACATCAGCTCGATGCATGACCTGGGCCTCGCGATGATCAATACCGTGCGGCTTGGCTACGAAAAACCCATTCTGGAGGTAAAAGACATCAACCAGCTCGCCAAACGGAGTTAG
- a CDS encoding zinc-dependent peptidase, with amino-acid sequence MLIVSIIVLLVIGGLIWQYVRQGQSRSSKDVDPLPATDSPLLHEHVAYYRSLPNDKKKLFEERVSHFLQHTKIDGVGTTVDEVDKLLVASSAVIPIFGFEGWYYYQLTNVLLYDDRFNEEYETTGSNRSILGMVGEGGALQSTMVLSKPALRDGFANENSKSNTGIHEFVHLLDKADGSTDGLPEYLLGKTHIKPWVELIHRSIREIKENQSDINPYGITNDAEFFAVVSEYFFKRPDLLEQKHPELFARLEEIFHQNPATPDKELPEQP; translated from the coding sequence ATGCTGATTGTCTCCATTATTGTCCTGCTCGTTATTGGTGGACTCATCTGGCAGTACGTCCGTCAGGGACAGTCGCGTTCCAGTAAAGACGTCGATCCGCTGCCTGCTACAGATAGCCCACTGCTTCATGAGCACGTAGCGTATTACCGCTCACTACCCAACGACAAAAAAAAGTTGTTTGAAGAACGGGTCAGCCATTTTCTGCAGCATACGAAAATCGACGGCGTCGGTACGACAGTCGATGAGGTCGATAAATTATTAGTGGCCAGCAGCGCGGTAATTCCTATTTTCGGCTTTGAAGGCTGGTACTATTACCAGCTCACTAACGTTCTGTTGTATGACGACCGGTTCAATGAAGAATACGAAACCACGGGCAGCAACCGGAGTATTCTGGGAATGGTAGGCGAAGGGGGCGCTCTACAAAGCACGATGGTATTGTCGAAACCCGCCCTACGTGACGGGTTCGCCAACGAAAACAGCAAGTCGAATACGGGCATTCACGAGTTTGTCCACCTGCTCGATAAAGCCGACGGCTCAACAGATGGGTTACCCGAATATCTGCTTGGCAAAACTCACATTAAACCCTGGGTAGAGCTGATTCATCGAAGCATCCGGGAGATCAAGGAAAATCAGTCGGATATTAATCCATACGGAATAACGAACGATGCCGAGTTCTTCGCGGTCGTTTCCGAATATTTTTTCAAACGACCGGACTTACTGGAGCAAAAGCACCCGGAACTGTTCGCCCGGCTCGAAGAGATATTTCATCAAAATCCAGCTACGCCGGACAAAGAACTACCCGAACAGCCGTAA
- a CDS encoding S9 family peptidase produces the protein MKTPFWLLSLLATQALAQPAPKPTTRPTLTIETIMQDPKTWVGTSPTNPYWSDDSKTIYFNWNPERALGDSLYKVALTGKTPAKPAKVSVAERLSLPTAPVEAYNKTYTQRLFDKNGDIYWLDVKTGRIRQLTNTVEPESDPVFTGDEKAVVFRRGGSNLYKFDLQTGELTQLTDFRPTTKKAEPKSTDEEKFLKTEQLRLSTVIRERKENKDEAERINKANRPKRPKEIYLDDKRLMTAQLSPNGRYVTYKVGKNPSNAKNTIVPNYVTESGYTEDISGRTKVGAPLMSQEFMVYDIQKDTVWTVSTKSIPGINDKQADLPTPKGAKADTTKKARPVTINGPVWSDDGKLAVVVVRSQDNKDRWIMRLDLGDSAPKLALLDRQHEDSWVGGPGVGGGFSPGNMNFLADNQTLWFQSEADGYSHIYTINVQTASSKKQLTKGKFEVQQVQLSKDKTHFFLQTNEMHPGEQHFYRMPVTGGERTRLTTMSGANDVTLSPDETRMAIRYSTSNKPWELYVVDVPTAGKKGSPNSTPVKLTDSPTDAFKAYPWRVPAFVTIPSRDGQPIYARLYKPDSISPVKANGKAVVFVHGAGYLQNAHKWWSQYFREYMFHNLLVDKGYTVLDIDYRASAGYGRDWRTGIYRFMGGKDLEDHVDAAKWLVQTQGVKEKSIGIYGGSYGGFITLMAMFTTPDVFAAGAALRPVTDWAAYNHGYTANILNEPQADSLSYRRSSPINFAEGLKGHLLICHGMVDVNVHYQDAVRLAQRLIELRKENWELASYPVEDHGFVEPTSWMDEYKRILKLFEERL, from the coding sequence ATGAAAACACCTTTCTGGCTGCTTAGTCTGCTGGCAACTCAGGCCCTGGCCCAGCCTGCCCCTAAACCGACAACGCGCCCTACTCTGACGATCGAAACGATCATGCAGGACCCCAAAACCTGGGTTGGTACGTCGCCCACGAATCCGTACTGGTCCGACGATTCCAAAACGATCTACTTTAACTGGAATCCAGAGCGCGCCCTGGGGGACTCACTGTATAAAGTGGCACTGACCGGCAAAACGCCCGCTAAACCCGCCAAAGTTAGTGTTGCCGAACGGCTGTCTCTGCCCACCGCCCCCGTCGAAGCCTATAATAAGACCTATACGCAGCGCCTGTTCGACAAAAACGGCGATATCTACTGGCTCGACGTTAAAACCGGACGCATCCGTCAGCTGACCAACACGGTTGAACCCGAAAGCGACCCCGTTTTCACCGGTGACGAAAAAGCCGTTGTCTTCCGCCGGGGCGGTTCGAATCTCTACAAGTTCGACCTGCAAACCGGCGAATTGACCCAATTGACCGATTTCCGGCCAACCACCAAAAAGGCCGAGCCGAAGTCAACCGACGAAGAGAAATTCCTGAAGACCGAGCAGTTGCGACTGTCAACGGTTATTCGCGAGCGGAAAGAGAATAAAGATGAAGCCGAACGAATCAACAAAGCCAACCGGCCTAAACGCCCGAAAGAGATTTACCTGGACGACAAACGACTGATGACCGCTCAGCTTAGTCCCAACGGTCGCTACGTTACGTATAAAGTGGGAAAAAACCCCAGCAACGCCAAAAACACAATCGTTCCAAACTACGTAACAGAATCCGGCTATACGGAAGATATCTCGGGGCGCACGAAAGTGGGAGCGCCCCTGATGAGCCAGGAGTTTATGGTGTACGACATTCAGAAAGACACGGTCTGGACGGTCAGCACGAAGAGCATCCCCGGCATCAACGACAAACAGGCCGACCTGCCCACGCCCAAGGGCGCAAAAGCCGATACCACAAAGAAAGCCCGGCCGGTAACGATCAACGGTCCGGTCTGGTCCGACGATGGTAAGCTGGCTGTTGTGGTCGTGCGGTCGCAGGATAACAAAGACCGCTGGATCATGCGCCTTGACCTGGGCGATTCGGCCCCCAAACTCGCCCTGCTCGACCGCCAGCACGAGGATTCCTGGGTGGGCGGACCAGGTGTTGGTGGGGGTTTCTCGCCCGGCAACATGAATTTTCTGGCCGATAATCAGACGCTCTGGTTCCAGTCGGAAGCCGACGGGTATTCGCACATTTACACCATCAACGTACAGACGGCCAGTTCGAAAAAGCAGCTGACTAAAGGCAAGTTTGAGGTCCAGCAGGTTCAACTGTCGAAAGACAAAACCCATTTCTTTCTGCAGACGAATGAAATGCACCCCGGCGAACAGCACTTTTACCGCATGCCGGTTACGGGTGGCGAGCGTACTCGCCTGACGACCATGTCGGGTGCTAACGACGTAACGCTCTCTCCCGACGAAACCCGCATGGCGATTCGGTACTCGACCAGTAACAAACCCTGGGAACTGTACGTCGTCGACGTGCCGACAGCTGGTAAGAAAGGAAGCCCGAATTCAACGCCCGTCAAACTGACCGACTCCCCCACCGACGCTTTCAAGGCCTATCCCTGGCGCGTACCGGCCTTCGTCACCATCCCTTCCCGCGACGGTCAGCCTATTTACGCCCGGCTTTATAAACCTGACTCCATATCGCCAGTCAAAGCCAACGGCAAGGCGGTCGTGTTTGTCCACGGTGCAGGTTACCTGCAGAACGCCCACAAGTGGTGGAGTCAGTATTTCCGCGAGTATATGTTCCATAACCTTCTGGTCGACAAAGGGTACACGGTCCTGGACATCGATTATCGGGCCAGCGCGGGCTATGGTCGCGACTGGCGGACGGGTATTTATCGGTTCATGGGCGGCAAAGACCTGGAAGATCATGTCGACGCAGCCAAATGGCTAGTACAGACCCAGGGGGTGAAAGAAAAAAGCATCGGCATTTATGGCGGCTCGTACGGCGGTTTCATTACGTTGATGGCCATGTTCACCACGCCCGACGTATTTGCGGCCGGGGCTGCGCTACGTCCGGTTACCGACTGGGCGGCCTATAACCACGGCTACACAGCCAATATTCTGAACGAACCCCAGGCCGATTCCCTGTCCTACCGTAGATCGTCGCCGATCAACTTCGCGGAAGGATTGAAGGGTCACCTGCTTATCTGCCACGGCATGGTCGATGTCAATGTGCATTACCAGGACGCCGTTCGGCTGGCTCAGCGACTGATCGAGTTGCGGAAAGAAAACTGGGAGCTGGCCTCCTATCCCGTCGAAGACCACGGCTTCGTGGAACCTACAAGCTGGATGGACGAATACAAACGAATTCTGAAACTGTTTGAAGAACGCTTATAA
- a CDS encoding YciI family protein: protein MQYVIYAYDYTDADALSRRMAVRPAHLAYVRQLKANGQFVMGGALLNDAGQMIGSMLVLELESEAQLETYLQEDPYLVEGVWDKDKLDSKPFRPAVV, encoded by the coding sequence ATGCAGTACGTTATCTACGCTTACGATTATACGGATGCCGATGCGCTTAGCCGCCGAATGGCTGTTCGACCCGCCCACCTGGCTTACGTCCGGCAATTGAAAGCCAACGGCCAGTTTGTGATGGGAGGGGCCCTGCTCAACGACGCAGGGCAGATGATCGGATCCATGCTCGTGCTGGAACTGGAATCCGAAGCGCAGCTGGAAACGTACCTACAAGAAGATCCTTACCTCGTTGAGGGCGTATGGGACAAGGATAAACTGGACAGTAAACCGTTCCGCCCCGCCGTCGTATGA
- the hxpB gene encoding hexitol phosphatase HxpB: MIHAAIFDMDGLLVDSEPHWRAVEREIFGSVGLMLTDDECKKTTGMPILDVVRYWHARAPWTQEAAGGRSDEELADEMTEAVHKRIASMAEPMPGAIDALTFFARQGLPTAIASASPMSLIEVVVDRLQLRPYLTLWHSATLEARNKPAPDVYLGAARKLSVDPASCVAFEDSGAGLRSAHSAGMRTIAVPAAFEAKEPKFQIADVILSSLTEFSQDTLALLQQSEMHS, translated from the coding sequence TTGATACACGCAGCAATATTTGATATGGATGGGCTGCTGGTGGATTCGGAACCCCACTGGCGAGCTGTTGAACGGGAGATTTTTGGATCGGTTGGCTTGATGCTGACCGATGACGAATGTAAGAAAACGACGGGGATGCCCATTCTGGACGTGGTCCGGTACTGGCACGCCCGGGCTCCCTGGACGCAGGAAGCGGCCGGTGGCCGTAGTGACGAAGAACTGGCGGACGAAATGACCGAAGCTGTTCATAAACGTATTGCCAGCATGGCCGAACCCATGCCTGGGGCAATCGATGCCTTGACGTTTTTTGCCCGGCAGGGACTACCGACAGCCATTGCTTCGGCTTCACCCATGAGCCTGATTGAAGTGGTGGTTGATCGGCTGCAGCTGCGGCCATACCTGACCCTCTGGCACTCGGCTACGCTCGAAGCGCGCAACAAACCCGCGCCGGACGTGTATCTGGGGGCGGCCCGGAAACTGAGTGTAGATCCGGCTAGCTGTGTTGCCTTCGAGGATTCGGGCGCGGGTCTCCGGTCGGCACATTCGGCCGGGATGCGTACGATAGCCGTTCCGGCGGCCTTTGAAGCCAAGGAGCCAAAGTTCCAGATTGCCGACGTCATTCTATCCTCGCTGACCGAGTTTTCGCAGGACACACTTGCCCTGCTCCAGCAATCCGAAATGCATTCCTAA